Part of the Tolypothrix sp. PCC 7910 genome, TTCAAAAAATATGACAGATAAGCAGCAGAAAGGTATCACAATTATTAACCAATGTGGTTCCCATCTGCTGACCCTAATTAACGATATTCTTGACCTTTCTAAAATAGAAGCCAGGAAAATGGAGTTACATCCAACAAATTTTCATTTTCCCTCCTTCCTCCAAGCTGTGGCTGAAATTTGTAGAATTAAAGCAGAACAAAAAGGAATAAACTTTATTTATCAACCAGATACTCAACTACCAATGGGTATCCATCTTGATGAGAAGCGGTTACGTCAAGTTTTAATTAATTTACTAGGTAACGCTATTAAATTTACTGAAAAAGGTAGCGTAAATTTTATAGTAAAAATTCAACAAATTAAAAATATTTCTCTACAAGAACCAGCAATTTATCAAATTCGCTTCCAAGTTGAAGATACTGGTGTGGGGATTAGTAGTGACCAAATAGAGCAAATATTTTTACCTTTTGAGCAGGTAGGTAACATCAAAAAACAATCAGAAGGAACAGGTTTAGGATTAGCTATTAGTCAAAAAATTGTTGAAATGATGGGTGGTAATATCCAAGTTCAAAGCCAACCCGAAAAAGGTAGTATTTTTTGGTTTGATGCCGACATACCTGAATCCTTAGAATGGGCAGATAAATCTAAGGTTACTCAACAAGGATCTATAACGGGTTTTAAAGGCAAAAAGCAAAAGATTTTAGTAGTAGATGATCGTTGGGAAAATCGCTCTGTACTCATGAATTTACTGGAACCAATTGGTTTTGAAATTGTAGAGGCAGAAGATGGTAAAGAAGGATTAGCCAAAGCAGTTGATTTTCAACCTGACTTAATCATTACTGATATTACTATGCCAGTGATGAATGGATTGGAAATGATTCAACATCTACGTAATTTACCAGATTACAAAGATATCAAGATTATTGTTTCATCCGCTAGTGTTTTTGATACTGACAAGCAGAAGAGTTTAGATGCAGGTGCCGATGATTTTATGCCCAAACCTGTGCAAGCTTCTGACCTACTTGAAAAGTTACAGGCTCACCTAGAAATTGACTGGAATTATGAAGAAGAAAATAACTCATCATTACCATTTAGCCAAGAAGTAGTACTGCCGCCAACAGAAGACTTAAATCGCTTACATGAATTAGCTTTAAAAGGCCGAATAAAAGCTTTACAAAACCAATTATCTGAAATAGAAAAATCCGACCATAGATTTGTGCCATTTGTGCAGGAAATTCAAACATTAACTCAGAGTTTTCAAATAGAAAAAATTCAAAATCTTATTGAGAATTATATCAAATCTTCTTAGCTTTAATGCTTTACTAGTTAAAATACAGCTATTTAAATCAAGAATTAAAAATCAGCATAATGCAGAACTCAGAAACCAATCTAATCTTGATAGTTGATGATACTCCTACAAATCTAGAAGTACTTTCAGAAGCTCTAACTGATGCGGGATTTGATGTTGCCGTTGCAACTACTGGTGAAAGTGCTATTAGGCAAATCGAATACGATCCACCAGAATTGATTTTGTTAGATGTAATGATGCCAGGGATTGACGGATTTGAAACTTGCAATCGACTAAAAGCAAATCCTAAAACTAAAAATATTCCCATCATTTTTATGACTGCTCTGAGTGACACAGTAGATAAGGTAAAAGGCCTTTCTTTAGGTGCTGTAGACTATATCACTAAGCCATTTCAGCAAGCAGAAGCACTAGCCCGTATTCAAGTTCATTTGAAGCTGCAAAATATCAGTGCAGCAATGGAAAAACAAAATGTGCGTCTTAAACAAGAAATTGCAGAACGTGCTAATGCTGAAGCTGCATTGCAAAAGTTAACTCAAGAATTAGAACAAAGGGTTACAGAAAGAACAAAGGAACTATCACAAGCACTTCAAGACTTACAAAATGCCCAAGTTCAGCTGATTCAAACAGAAAAATTAGCGACACTAGGCCAGTTGGTAGCTGGCGTAGCACACGAAATTAACAATCCTATTAACTTTATACATGGCAATCTTGATCACGCCAGTTCCTACATTGATGAATTGTTAGAACTGCTCAAACTCTATCAGACTCAGTTTCCTCATCCCACTCCAGAAATTGCTCAAAAATCAAAGGAAATTGATCTAGATTTTCTTAGAGCTGATTTACCCAAAATTATCTCTTCAATGGCAGTAGGTACACAACGAATTCAGGAAATTGTGCAATCTTTCCGCAATTTCTCACGCCATGACGAGGCAGAAGTTAAAGAAGTCGATATCCATGATGGATTAGACAGTACATTAATGATGATTGACCATCGGTTGAAAACTAATACAGAATACCCACCAATTCAGGTAGTTAAGGAGTATGGAAACTTACCACCTATAGAATGCTTTGCGGGACAAATGAACCAAGTATTTATGAATGTCCTCAGTAATGCAATTGATGCTTTGGAAGAGTTAATGGGAGAAGGACACAGTTATTGTAGTTTATCACCCATGATTCGGATTCAGACGGAAGTTATGGGGACTAATCGTATTGCTATTCGGATTGCTGATAATGGGCCAGGGATACCAAAGGAAGTTCAAAAACGAGTATTTGACCCCTTCTTTACAACTAAGCCAGCTGGGAAAGGAACAGGATTAGGGATGTCCATTAGTCATCAAATTATCACAGAAAAACATGGTGGTTCACTGTCCTGTATTTCCAACCCTGGCAAAGGTGCAGAGTTCATCATTGAAATTCCGATTCAACTGCTAAAGTTTTCTAATACAAACTGGTGGCAGTCTCAAGAAATAGCAACAAACCCTATGCAGAGTCAATCATTTCCTCATCATCGTAAAGATATAGCAATCCTTAATGAACTGTAAACATCTTTGATGATTTCTGCATATCACGAGGACTCTGATCCATGCAGGTAAATATTCATGACCTCAGCTTCCCCGAACTCATATTATTAATAGCTACTATTTATTTGCGATACAACCGTCCATTGCGAACTTGTACCACCGGATGATTACACCTACGTATCAGTTGTTCATCATGAGTAGTGACAATTACAGTAGCCCCAAAGGAATTCAACTTTTGGAGAATCTGCATTACTTGCCAAGAATTATCTGGATCGAGGTTTCCTGTTGGTTCATCTGCAAAAAGCAGTGGTGGAGTGGCCACAATTGCTCGTGCAATGCTTACTCGCTGTTGTTCTCCGCCTGAGAGTTGATCTGGAAAGCAGTCAGCTTTAGAAAGCAACCCTACTAACTTTAATGTTGGCTCTAAACGTCGTTGAATTTCTTTTCTGGTATAACCTTGAGCCTGCAACACAAAGGTAACATTTTCTGCTACTGTCCGTTGGCGAATCAGCTTATAGTCTTGAAAAACAATACCAATGCGCCGCCGCAATAATGACAAGCGATCGCCCCTTAAAGATGCCATATTGAATTTATCAACAATTACTTCTCCTTTTGTTGCTAACTCTTCACCATACAGCAACTTTAAGAGAGTTGATTTACCAGAACCACTAGGGCCTGTGATAAATAAAAATTCTTTTTCTTTTACCTCTAAGTTCACATCTAATAAAGCGTGACAGCCATTGGTATAGGTTTTTGTTACAGAAGACAATCGTAATATTGCTGATGCATTACTACTTTGCTTTTGAGTTTCAATGTCCTGTTGATGAACAAATTGCTTCTGTGTTGCTTGAGTGGTTAATACTGGCATTGCTGAATTGTTAGGTACAGACTGAGATTTCAATGTTTGAAATTCCTTATAAAATTAATGATTCCCAAGCTAAACCCGGGAATCACCAATATAAAAGCAAAAATCTCAATTTTCTTTGAGTATCTCAATGCTAAGTATTTATTACCAGTGATAGCTGATGACTCAAAACTTGTATCGCTAACTAATAGCACCTCTTGCAGTCAAGTGGTACACAAAAGCTTTTAAGGCAAACTCTGGCAAAGCTAACATCCGTCGCCAGCGCCAAGGCTCTTGATAAAGCCGATACAGCCATTCTAAATTATTATTTCCTAACCAAGCCGGAGCGCGGTTTTTTGCACCAGACCAAATATCAAAACTGCCACCGACACCAATCCAAATTGCATGGGGACACAAATGACGATTTTCAGCAATCCATAACTCTTGTCGTGGTACGCCTAAACCTACAAAAATAACTTGTGGCTGCAACTGGCTGAGAGTTTGCCGTAATTGTTCTTCTTCTTGTGGGGAATGATAGCCAGAGTGAGTACCTGATATTGTCAATTCTGGGATTTGTTGCTGGCAAAACTCTGCTGCTTTTGCAGCGACACCAGGCGCTCCTCCATAGAAAAATACCTTTGCATCTGGCTGCTTTTGTCCCAAGTCTCGCAATAGTGTTTCTGCTAGTTCAATACCCGGACAACGTTGTACTTTTTGCCATAACAACCAGCGTAAATACAAAACGACTCCTGCGCCATCGGGAATGACTAAATCGGCATCTTGAATGACCTTAGCTAGGGAACAGTTACGCTCTGCTTGCATAGTCATTTCTGCATTGAGCGTTACTACATGAGTACCTTTGCCTTGTTTCAAGCATTCAAGCAGCCAAGCTGGGTAGTTAGTCATCACGTGAACTGGTATTCCCAACACTGAAAATGCTTTAGTCTGTTTAGACATAACCAATTCTTCCTTAACCTCTCACCACAATTTATAGAACGTTAGTCTATCAAATTTTTTAATATATTGCCTGTTGTAATTTTAGCAACAATGAATAGGTTTTTAAAATCGATAAAACGCAGTAAATTATCTTCTAGACTTGATTTAAAAAATAAGATGAAGACACTATTTTAAATATTTAACTTTATAAAAATTTCTTATATTAAATCTGTAGCAGTCATAAATTACGTACACCAATGGATGAAAAAGCAAGTTGGGGCTAGAGGTTAGAGTTAGTAGTTTTTACTCAGTACAACTACTAGGGTAGCTTTGCTAGACCAAACTTACACCTGACTTTGGGAACAAAAAAGCTGTGACTTACACAAACAATGGCTGAAACCCTAATTTTCTGTAGGGGGAAATTTATAGATTTCTCCAGAACGCTTGTATTTTTGTGTAAGTATTCAAAGCATGAAAATCCTTTTTGCTAATGTTTGGTATTTGCTTGGGGTCAACCCCTGTTGATTCTATTATTGAATTGTATTGTTCCCTTAGAGAATGAATGCCTGCGGCTCGGGCCACACCCTTAAGTGTTAGCCTGAGTCAAAAAGCACTTCTACATTTGTAGGTAAGTATCTTACAACTGCATCTCTAACAACTTTTGAACTTTTCAGTAAACTCGATTTTACAGTTAAGGTAGTGTAACGGGCGGAACTTGGCTATGAGTAAAATTCGTATTGCTCTTATTGAAGATCATGACCTCACCCGTGTGGGTATTAGGACAGCACTACTGCAAAAAGAAGAAATTGAGGTTGTAGGAGAAGCTGCCAATGCTGCGGAAGGTCTAAAAATGCTAAAAATGCTACAACCGGATATTGCGATTGTAGATATTGGTTTACCAGATAAAGATGGTATTGAGCTGACGCGAGAGTTGAAATCTACTAGTAATGGAGAAGATTTAAGAACAAAGGTGTTAATTCTGACACTAAGAGATAATAAAGAAGCCGTACTGGCAGCTTTTGCCGCTGGGGCTGATTCATACTGCATGAAAGATATCAAATTCGATAATTTGCTGGAAGCAGTGCGGGTAACATACAATGGCAACGCTTGGATTGATCCAGCGATCGCGCGTATTGTATTACAACAAGCACAACAAAATCCTCCTAAACAGGATAAAGTATCGCTAGACAGCAAAAATTCATTTAATACCTTTGAGTCTGGAGAAAATCCAGAGCATATAGATGCTTATACGCTGACAGAAAGGGAATTAGAAGTGTTACAGTTGATTGTCGAAGGTTGTAGCAATGCAGTCATCGCCGAGAGGCTTTATATCACAGTCGGTACAGTAAAAACTCACGTTCGGAATATTTTGAACAAGCTATGTGCTGATGATCGTACTCAAGCCGCAGTTCGTGCCTTGCGTTCTGGATTAGTAGGATAGGGTTGATTTTAGCTGTAGCACTCAGTAAAGAAACTTAAAGATAAAGAGAAATTTACAACTTTGACCAAATTATCAACTTCAAAGTGGGTAACTTCTCTTTATAGGTAATTTTTTGATTATGTCATGATTTATTATGTGTGATAAAAATTACACTATTTTGCTATTGCAGTATCTAAAAAGTTAAAGTCAAATATGACTGAAGTAGAAATATGCAAACTTAAGCTCATGGTGGTAGATGATGAGCCGGATAACTTAGACTTACTCTACCGCACTTTTAGACGAGATTTTGAAGTATATCAAGCCAATCATGCTCGTGCTGCTCTAGAAATATTAGACAAAGAAGGCGAGATGGCTGTGATTATTTCTGATCAAAGAATGCCAGAAATGAATGGCACGGAATTTCTCAGTCGGACAGTAGAACGCTTTCCCGATACGATTCGGATTTTGCTGACTGGTTTTACGGATGTCGAAGACTTAGTAGATGCAATTAACTCTGGTCAGGTATTCAAGTACATCACCAAACCCTGGAACCCGCAAAGATTAAAAGCATTAGTAGAACAAGCCACTGATACTTATCGTTTGGTGAAAAAGCGCACCCAAGAGTTGCGGCGTGCTTTGCGGCGAGAGTCTTTGTTTAATGCCGTCACCACAGCAATTCGGGAGTCTTTAGATTACGATAGTATGCTGCAAAAGATTGTTGCTACTATCGGCGAAACATTTGAAGCTACTTGTTGCTTCCTCAGACCAGTAGAGGGCGATTGTCTAACATCAGATTTATTTTCCTATCAAGATCCCCAATACAATCCCTCAAATGGTGTTTTCGATCCCAGTGAGTTAATCGAAAAAGTACTTGCAACTCATGAATATCAACTGACTCAAGGTACAGATAATGGTAATCCCTGCCACCAATTAGTTGTGCCATTATCTTACCAACAACATTTACTGGCTGTTTTGGCTCTTTACCAAAGAGGTAGCATTCATTCTTGGCAAGATGAAGATATCCAACTGATTGCGGGTGTGGCGGAACAAGCAGCTTTAGCCCTATCCCAGGCAAAATTATACCAGCGCCTGCAAGAAAAACAGCAGCAAATTCGCGCTGAATTAGAAGTGGCTCGCCAAATTCAAAATAACTTGCTCAGGCAAAGTTTACCAGATATCAAGGGTGTTAAGGTGCAAGCTTGCTGCTATGCGGCACGGGAGGTAGGAGGAGATTTTTTTGAAGTTTTTGTTCATCCCAAAGGTGACTTGTGGTTAGCAGTGGGTGATGTTTCTGGTAAAGGAGTGCCAGCTGCTTTGTTCATGGCTAGCGCCATTTCGGTTTTACGTCGGGAATTATCTCAGGAAACGCCAGCTGAGCCAAATGTGGTCATGCAGAATTTGAATCATGCTA contains:
- a CDS encoding response regulator, with the protein product MQNSETNLILIVDDTPTNLEVLSEALTDAGFDVAVATTGESAIRQIEYDPPELILLDVMMPGIDGFETCNRLKANPKTKNIPIIFMTALSDTVDKVKGLSLGAVDYITKPFQQAEALARIQVHLKLQNISAAMEKQNVRLKQEIAERANAEAALQKLTQELEQRVTERTKELSQALQDLQNAQVQLIQTEKLATLGQLVAGVAHEINNPINFIHGNLDHASSYIDELLELLKLYQTQFPHPTPEIAQKSKEIDLDFLRADLPKIISSMAVGTQRIQEIVQSFRNFSRHDEAEVKEVDIHDGLDSTLMMIDHRLKTNTEYPPIQVVKEYGNLPPIECFAGQMNQVFMNVLSNAIDALEELMGEGHSYCSLSPMIRIQTEVMGTNRIAIRIADNGPGIPKEVQKRVFDPFFTTKPAGKGTGLGMSISHQIITEKHGGSLSCISNPGKGAEFIIEIPIQLLKFSNTNWWQSQEIATNPMQSQSFPHHRKDIAILNEL
- the ftsE gene encoding cell division ATP-binding protein FtsE — protein: MPVLTTQATQKQFVHQQDIETQKQSSNASAILRLSSVTKTYTNGCHALLDVNLEVKEKEFLFITGPSGSGKSTLLKLLYGEELATKGEVIVDKFNMASLRGDRLSLLRRRIGIVFQDYKLIRQRTVAENVTFVLQAQGYTRKEIQRRLEPTLKLVGLLSKADCFPDQLSGGEQQRVSIARAIVATPPLLFADEPTGNLDPDNSWQVMQILQKLNSFGATVIVTTHDEQLIRRCNHPVVQVRNGRLYRK
- a CDS encoding WecB/TagA/CpsF family glycosyltransferase, whose translation is MSKQTKAFSVLGIPVHVMTNYPAWLLECLKQGKGTHVVTLNAEMTMQAERNCSLAKVIQDADLVIPDGAGVVLYLRWLLWQKVQRCPGIELAETLLRDLGQKQPDAKVFFYGGAPGVAAKAAEFCQQQIPELTISGTHSGYHSPQEEEQLRQTLSQLQPQVIFVGLGVPRQELWIAENRHLCPHAIWIGVGGSFDIWSGAKNRAPAWLGNNNLEWLYRLYQEPWRWRRMLALPEFALKAFVYHLTARGAIS
- a CDS encoding response regulator transcription factor, yielding MSKIRIALIEDHDLTRVGIRTALLQKEEIEVVGEAANAAEGLKMLKMLQPDIAIVDIGLPDKDGIELTRELKSTSNGEDLRTKVLILTLRDNKEAVLAAFAAGADSYCMKDIKFDNLLEAVRVTYNGNAWIDPAIARIVLQQAQQNPPKQDKVSLDSKNSFNTFESGENPEHIDAYTLTERELEVLQLIVEGCSNAVIAERLYITVGTVKTHVRNILNKLCADDRTQAAVRALRSGLVG
- a CDS encoding SpoIIE family protein phosphatase, translating into MTEVEICKLKLMVVDDEPDNLDLLYRTFRRDFEVYQANHARAALEILDKEGEMAVIISDQRMPEMNGTEFLSRTVERFPDTIRILLTGFTDVEDLVDAINSGQVFKYITKPWNPQRLKALVEQATDTYRLVKKRTQELRRALRRESLFNAVTTAIRESLDYDSMLQKIVATIGETFEATCCFLRPVEGDCLTSDLFSYQDPQYNPSNGVFDPSELIEKVLATHEYQLTQGTDNGNPCHQLVVPLSYQQHLLAVLALYQRGSIHSWQDEDIQLIAGVAEQAALALSQAKLYQRLQEKQQQIRAELEVARQIQNNLLRQSLPDIKGVKVQACCYAAREVGGDFFEVFVHPKGDLWLAVGDVSGKGVPAALFMASAISVLRRELSQETPAEPNVVMQNLNHAMSDDLIGNNCFITLVLACYTPSTRELVYANAGHIYPLLWSSPTSATEQPHYLKVRSVPLGILPKWQAQSGRLVLNPQDTLLLASDGITEAMVSSNVFSSDNTGNGSQGFSRSMLNQDGLWQLLQQEPKPLSLAHLLTRIQANNQVQEDDQTILSLEVL